From the genome of Amycolatopsis sp. NBC_01488, one region includes:
- a CDS encoding erythromycin esterase family protein, which translates to MSGTLLDDAKAIREAATTLRSPQDLDPLVRRIGRARIVLLGEATHGTAEFSRWRAELTQRLLAERDFSFVAVEGDWPECHRVHSCVAGAPGAPNDPGQALWGFRRWPTWRWANEEVAEFARWLRSFNATGDGMPCGFHGLDVYRLWDSLRGVLDYLREHAPDQIDAALRAFQCFEPYGEDGSGGLVPEDCREEVVRLLTAMRSAARVESVPGLAPAFATEQHAEVAAGAERYYRELLRGGARAWNARDTHLADTLDRLLHAYGPHSKAVVWAHNAHVGDARATDLATAGMVNLGQLTRKRHAADGVVAVGFGTFRGSVIAAGRWGGSARRMTVEEARPDSLEGLLHDAVGGEDSLHVFGDDVRWAQEPRGHRAIGVVHRGGGYVPTVPAARYDAFVHCDETTAITPLHRWEPEEAPFVPAQGSSLGGE; encoded by the coding sequence ATGTCCGGAACCCTGCTCGACGACGCGAAGGCGATCCGCGAAGCAGCCACGACGCTGCGCAGCCCGCAGGACCTCGACCCGCTCGTGCGCCGGATCGGCCGGGCCCGGATCGTGCTGCTCGGCGAGGCGACCCACGGGACCGCCGAGTTCTCCCGCTGGCGGGCCGAACTGACCCAGCGGCTGCTGGCCGAGCGGGACTTTTCGTTCGTGGCCGTCGAAGGGGACTGGCCGGAGTGCCACCGGGTGCATTCCTGCGTCGCCGGGGCGCCCGGCGCGCCGAACGACCCCGGCCAGGCGCTGTGGGGGTTCCGCCGGTGGCCGACCTGGCGGTGGGCCAACGAGGAGGTCGCCGAGTTCGCCCGCTGGCTGCGTTCGTTCAACGCCACCGGTGACGGGATGCCGTGCGGCTTCCACGGCCTCGACGTCTACCGCCTCTGGGACTCCCTGCGCGGCGTCCTGGACTACCTCCGCGAGCACGCGCCCGATCAGATCGACGCGGCACTGCGGGCCTTCCAGTGCTTCGAGCCGTACGGCGAAGACGGTTCCGGCGGACTGGTCCCGGAGGACTGCCGCGAAGAGGTCGTCCGCCTGCTGACCGCGATGCGCTCGGCGGCGCGTGTCGAGAGCGTGCCGGGCCTCGCTCCGGCGTTCGCCACCGAGCAGCACGCCGAGGTCGCCGCCGGTGCCGAGCGCTACTACCGCGAGCTGCTGCGCGGCGGCGCGCGGGCCTGGAACGCCCGCGACACCCACCTGGCCGACACGCTCGACCGGCTGCTGCACGCCTACGGTCCGCACTCGAAAGCCGTGGTGTGGGCGCACAACGCGCACGTCGGGGACGCCCGCGCGACCGACTTGGCCACGGCCGGCATGGTCAACCTCGGACAGCTGACGCGGAAACGGCACGCGGCCGACGGCGTCGTCGCCGTCGGGTTCGGCACCTTCCGCGGATCCGTGATCGCCGCGGGCCGGTGGGGCGGGTCGGCCCGCCGGATGACCGTCGAGGAGGCACGCCCGGACAGCCTCGAAGGCCTCCTGCACGACGCCGTGGGTGGCGAAGACAGCCTGCACGTCTTCGGCGACGACGTCCGCTGGGCGCAGGAACCGCGGGGGCATCGCGCGATCGGCGTCGTCCACCGCGGCGGCGGGTACGTCCCGACCGTTCCCGCGGCCCGCTACGACGCGTTCGTGCACTGCGACGAGACCACCGCGATCACCCCGTTGCACCGCTGGGAGCCGGAGGAGGCACCGTTCGTCCCGGCACAGGGGTCGTCCCTGGGCGGGGAGTGA
- a CDS encoding recombinase family protein has protein sequence MTRYVAIVCRLSPRPDGSYEGVDLQERWGREYAANKWPGLPVEVFADAGISAANGDNRPQFERFREWLNAGKVAHVWAVEQSRLERREVEWFRLAAEMEAAGVDELDTNRDGVVRVRDAVAGIKAVLNADEVRKLKKRLNDRLAENAANGVPPGSHAFGYRHAVVTGADGKKVKTYAIDEKEAEVIRQAAEWILSGWSLANIAVELNARGLRGAYGGKLRPQSVRKMVTMPTVAGKRVHQGRIVGRGNWEPILDERTWKACKTKLSEPRRVVRKDGREYPINNAHRGNSTGRRYLLTGGVAVCGVCEAPLIASMKQLRGREPKPYYLCHPKKCRPNGEPAGGCVGILGLEFEKHVISKLWEELDKPEFLNAVATDAHADRRAKIESDLEELDRQRGELARMWARPGGLKDTEWENARQGIAENESSLRAELAELPPPRVGIDIAQARAAWPDMTLDEQREFLRMFIRAATVKRARPGLMAFDENRVEISWQAV, from the coding sequence ATGACCAGGTACGTTGCCATTGTATGCAGGCTGAGCCCCCGGCCGGACGGGTCGTATGAGGGCGTTGACCTGCAAGAACGCTGGGGCCGTGAGTACGCCGCGAACAAGTGGCCCGGCCTGCCGGTCGAGGTGTTCGCCGACGCGGGTATCTCGGCGGCCAACGGGGACAACCGGCCGCAGTTCGAGCGGTTCCGGGAGTGGTTGAACGCGGGCAAGGTGGCCCACGTGTGGGCGGTGGAGCAGTCGCGTCTTGAGCGCCGCGAAGTCGAGTGGTTCCGGCTCGCCGCCGAGATGGAAGCCGCAGGCGTGGACGAACTCGACACCAACCGGGACGGTGTGGTGCGCGTCCGCGACGCCGTCGCCGGAATCAAAGCGGTCTTGAATGCCGATGAAGTCCGGAAGCTGAAAAAGCGACTGAATGACAGGCTTGCCGAGAACGCCGCTAACGGCGTGCCGCCCGGCAGCCACGCGTTCGGCTACCGGCACGCCGTAGTCACGGGCGCGGACGGCAAGAAAGTCAAAACCTATGCGATTGATGAAAAGGAAGCGGAAGTGATCCGGCAAGCTGCGGAATGGATTCTCTCCGGATGGTCGCTGGCGAATATTGCTGTGGAGTTGAATGCGCGCGGGTTGCGTGGTGCCTATGGTGGGAAGTTGCGGCCGCAGTCGGTGCGCAAAATGGTCACCATGCCCACGGTGGCAGGAAAAAGGGTGCATCAGGGGCGCATTGTCGGGCGTGGCAACTGGGAACCAATCTTGGACGAACGGACCTGGAAGGCCTGTAAAACGAAGTTGTCGGAGCCTCGCCGTGTCGTACGCAAAGATGGTCGCGAGTACCCGATCAATAACGCGCATCGCGGGAACTCCACGGGACGTCGTTATTTGCTGACGGGCGGGGTGGCGGTTTGTGGTGTGTGCGAAGCACCGTTGATCGCGTCGATGAAACAGCTTCGCGGTCGTGAGCCGAAGCCGTACTACTTGTGTCATCCGAAGAAGTGCCGACCCAATGGCGAGCCCGCAGGCGGATGCGTCGGAATCCTAGGTTTGGAATTCGAGAAGCACGTGATAAGTAAGTTGTGGGAAGAACTGGACAAGCCGGAGTTTCTCAACGCCGTGGCGACTGATGCGCATGCGGACCGCCGAGCAAAGATCGAGTCCGATTTGGAGGAGTTGGACCGTCAGCGCGGCGAATTGGCCCGGATGTGGGCGCGACCCGGCGGGCTGAAAGACACCGAGTGGGAGAACGCGCGTCAGGGTATCGCGGAGAATGAGAGCAGTCTTCGCGCCGAGTTGGCGGAACTGCCGCCGCCCCGGGTCGGTATCGATATTGCGCAGGCACGGGCGGCGTGGCCGGACATGACGTTGGATGAGCAACGCGAATTTCTGCGCATGTTCATCCGAGCAGCGACGGTGAAACGGGCGCGCCCGGGTCTGATGGCTTTTGATGAGAACCGAGTGGAAATTTCCTGGCAAGCAGTGTAG
- the htpG gene encoding molecular chaperone HtpG: MTTPIETLEFQSEARQLLQLMIHSIYSNKDTFLRELVSNASDALDKLRLESYRDKDLGADTSDLHITLETDPAERTLTVRDNGIGMTRDEVVALIGTIAKSGTADFLTKLKEAKDAAASQDLIGQFGVGFYASFMVADKVTLVTRKAGTTEGVRWESSGEGTYTIEPVEDAPQGTAVTLHLKPEDAEDHLYDYTSPAKIREIVKKYSDFITWPIRMKGDGEGAEAETVNSMKALWARSSSEVTEAEYHEFYKHVSHDWQDPLETIRLQAEGTFEYQALLFLPSRAPMDLFLRERKRGVQLYVKRVFIMDDCESLVPEYLRFVKGVVDAQDLSLNVSREILQQDRQIQLIRRRLVKKVLSTVKTMMTADAEKYATFWREFGRAVKEGLLDDFENREAILEISSFASTHDAEKPTSLRDYVSRMKEGQEHIYFMTGESRSAIENSPHMEAFRAKGYEVLVLTDPIDEMWVDAVPGFDGKQFQSIAKGQVDLESDDDKKATEVAREQQNKDFEGLLTWMGGALGDSVKEVRLSSRLTTSPACIVGDTHDLTPTLEKMYRAMGQELPPIKRILELNPDHALVTGLREAHTARPEDEGLAETAELLYGMALLAEGGELGDPARFIKLLASRLEKTL; encoded by the coding sequence GTGACCACCCCGATCGAGACGCTGGAGTTCCAGTCGGAAGCTCGTCAGCTGCTCCAGCTGATGATCCATTCGATCTATTCGAACAAGGACACGTTCCTGCGGGAGCTCGTGTCCAACGCGTCCGACGCGCTCGACAAGCTGCGGCTGGAGTCGTACCGCGACAAGGACCTCGGCGCGGACACCTCCGACCTGCACATCACGCTCGAGACGGACCCGGCCGAGCGGACCCTGACGGTGCGGGACAACGGCATCGGCATGACCCGCGACGAGGTGGTCGCGCTGATCGGCACCATCGCCAAGTCCGGCACCGCCGACTTCCTCACCAAGCTGAAGGAAGCCAAGGACGCGGCGGCGTCGCAGGACCTCATCGGCCAGTTCGGCGTCGGGTTCTACGCGAGCTTCATGGTCGCGGACAAGGTCACGCTGGTGACGCGCAAGGCCGGCACCACCGAAGGTGTCCGCTGGGAGTCGTCCGGCGAAGGCACGTACACGATCGAGCCGGTCGAAGACGCGCCCCAGGGCACCGCGGTCACCCTGCACCTCAAGCCCGAAGACGCCGAGGACCACCTCTACGACTACACGTCCCCGGCGAAGATCCGGGAGATCGTGAAGAAGTACTCCGACTTCATCACCTGGCCGATCCGGATGAAGGGCGACGGCGAAGGCGCGGAGGCCGAGACCGTCAACTCGATGAAGGCGCTGTGGGCGCGCTCGTCGAGCGAAGTCACCGAGGCCGAGTACCACGAGTTCTACAAGCACGTCAGCCACGACTGGCAGGACCCCCTGGAGACCATCCGGCTGCAGGCCGAGGGGACGTTCGAGTACCAGGCGCTGCTGTTCCTGCCGTCGCGGGCGCCGATGGACCTGTTCCTGCGGGAGCGCAAGCGCGGTGTCCAGCTGTACGTGAAGCGTGTCTTCATCATGGACGACTGCGAGTCGCTGGTGCCCGAGTACCTGCGGTTCGTCAAGGGCGTCGTCGACGCGCAGGACCTCTCGCTGAACGTTTCGCGGGAGATCCTGCAGCAGGACCGGCAGATCCAGCTGATCCGCCGTCGCCTGGTGAAGAAGGTCCTCTCGACGGTCAAGACGATGATGACCGCCGACGCCGAGAAGTACGCGACGTTCTGGCGCGAGTTCGGCCGCGCGGTCAAGGAGGGCCTGCTCGACGACTTCGAGAACCGCGAGGCCATCCTCGAGATCTCGTCGTTCGCGTCGACGCACGACGCGGAGAAGCCGACTTCGCTGCGCGACTACGTCTCGCGGATGAAGGAAGGCCAGGAGCACATCTACTTCATGACCGGCGAGTCGCGCTCCGCGATCGAGAACTCGCCGCACATGGAGGCGTTCCGGGCGAAGGGCTACGAGGTGCTGGTCCTGACCGACCCGATCGACGAGATGTGGGTCGACGCCGTGCCGGGCTTCGACGGCAAGCAGTTCCAGTCGATCGCCAAGGGCCAGGTCGACCTCGAGTCGGACGACGACAAGAAGGCCACCGAGGTCGCGCGCGAGCAGCAGAACAAGGACTTCGAAGGCCTGCTGACCTGGATGGGCGGCGCCCTGGGCGACTCGGTCAAGGAGGTCCGGCTCTCGTCGCGCCTGACGACGTCGCCGGCGTGCATCGTCGGGGACACCCACGACCTGACGCCGACGCTCGAGAAGATGTACCGCGCGATGGGGCAGGAGCTGCCGCCGATCAAGCGGATCCTGGAACTGAACCCGGACCACGCCCTGGTGACGGGCCTGCGCGAGGCGCACACGGCCCGCCCGGAGGACGAAGGCCTGGCCGAGACGGCGGAGCTGCTCTACGGGATGGCCCTGCTGGCCGAAGGTGGCGAGCTGGGCGACCCGGCCCGGTTCATCAAGCTGCTCGCGAGCCGCCTGGAGAAGACGCTCTGA
- a CDS encoding glycoside hydrolase family 76 protein has translation MPILVPLLTLVLAATPTPLPSPAPAAPLAAICDKYCDARDPALSPGDREGASASVSGRRISLHLDDGDDMGWAAVTGGAPGDHVWLDRSFDAGRTWASGSKLGDTATPSGATGWRTLMYNVDDWANKGVGLLRACGQPTGSGTIACTGWARPTWNAWDRRTAAATALMERYNLGTGLFDTTGWWNSANALTAIIDNVRVSGMASYRYAIDTTYTKNLAAQGGQFRNDYLDDTGWWGLVWVDAYDLTGDSRYLSTARADADHMYAYWDGVCGGGVWWSTSRTYKNAIPNSLYIQLNAALHNRIAGDTAYLARARAGWTWFAGSGMINGSNLVNDGLTTSTCANNGQAVWTYNQGVPLAALTELNRATGDASLLTKARAMANASTTNGSLNPGGILRDPGETAGGGGADGPTFKGVYVRDLAALNAALSDHPYPGYLQRQANSAYANDRNSADAYGLLWAGPFDQADAARQQTALDLMNAAP, from the coding sequence ATGCCCATCCTGGTTCCCCTGCTGACCCTGGTCCTGGCGGCCACCCCCACGCCGCTTCCGTCCCCGGCACCCGCCGCACCGCTCGCGGCGATCTGCGACAAGTACTGCGACGCAAGGGATCCCGCCCTCTCCCCTGGCGACCGCGAAGGCGCTTCGGCGAGCGTGAGCGGACGCCGGATCTCCCTGCACCTCGACGACGGCGACGACATGGGCTGGGCGGCGGTCACCGGCGGCGCGCCGGGCGACCACGTCTGGCTGGACCGCTCGTTCGACGCCGGGCGCACGTGGGCGTCGGGCAGCAAGCTGGGCGACACGGCGACCCCGTCGGGCGCGACCGGCTGGCGGACCCTGATGTACAACGTGGACGACTGGGCGAACAAGGGTGTCGGCCTGCTGCGCGCCTGCGGGCAGCCCACGGGTTCGGGCACCATCGCCTGCACCGGCTGGGCCCGCCCGACGTGGAACGCGTGGGACCGGCGTACCGCGGCCGCGACCGCGCTGATGGAGCGCTACAACCTCGGCACCGGCCTCTTCGACACGACCGGCTGGTGGAACTCGGCCAACGCCCTGACGGCGATCATCGACAACGTCCGGGTCAGCGGCATGGCCAGCTACCGCTACGCGATCGACACGACGTACACGAAGAATCTCGCGGCCCAGGGCGGCCAGTTCCGCAACGACTACCTCGACGACACCGGCTGGTGGGGCCTCGTGTGGGTGGACGCGTACGACCTGACGGGCGACAGCCGCTACCTGAGCACGGCGCGCGCCGACGCCGACCACATGTACGCCTACTGGGACGGCGTCTGCGGCGGCGGGGTGTGGTGGAGCACGAGCCGCACCTACAAGAACGCCATCCCGAACTCGCTGTACATCCAGCTGAACGCGGCCCTGCACAACCGGATCGCGGGCGACACGGCGTACCTGGCGCGGGCGCGGGCGGGCTGGACCTGGTTCGCGGGCAGCGGCATGATCAACGGCTCGAACCTGGTCAACGACGGCCTGACCACGTCGACGTGCGCCAACAACGGCCAGGCGGTCTGGACGTACAACCAGGGCGTGCCGCTGGCGGCGCTGACCGAGCTGAACCGCGCGACGGGTGACGCGAGCCTGCTCACGAAGGCCCGCGCGATGGCGAACGCGTCGACGACCAACGGATCCCTGAACCCGGGCGGCATCCTGCGCGACCCGGGCGAGACGGCCGGAGGCGGCGGCGCCGACGGTCCGACGTTCAAGGGCGTGTACGTCCGCGACCTGGCGGCGCTGAACGCGGCGCTTTCAGACCACCCGTACCCGGGCTACCTGCAGCGCCAGGCGAACTCGGCGTACGCGAACGACCGGAACAGCGCAGACGCGTACGGACTGCTGTGGGCAGGCCCGTTCGACCAGGCCGACGCCGCCCGGCAGCAGACGGCCCTCGACCTGATGAACGCGGCACCCTGA
- a CDS encoding alpha/beta hydrolase family esterase, protein MPGPLPRWAAAIAAACALTTAFAAPAAASTVVDHPVRTTGCGRAAPVPSGVTTTRHVVSGGLDREYTVHLPAHYDPRRAHPLVLSFHGHKRTSQYQEELSGFSALDAISVYPQGLVGTDGETAWTGAPYSASADDVLFTSDLLNSLQRELCVAGDRIFAAGKSNGGGFVGVLACRLAGRIAAFAPVSGAFYPQGGACDPSRPAPILDFHGTADTTIPYSGNPAKGLPAIPDWLAAWSTRDGCFPKPVSWTPVSGVVAQKWLGCDRWSTVEHYRVEGAGHVWPSTKPNNDSATPTVIDATPVIWRFFRAHPLR, encoded by the coding sequence GTGCCCGGACCCCTGCCCCGGTGGGCGGCCGCCATCGCCGCGGCCTGTGCCCTGACCACCGCGTTCGCCGCTCCCGCCGCCGCTTCGACGGTCGTCGACCACCCCGTCCGCACCACCGGCTGCGGGCGCGCCGCGCCCGTGCCGTCCGGGGTGACGACCACCCGGCACGTCGTCTCCGGCGGCCTCGACCGGGAGTACACCGTCCACCTGCCGGCGCACTACGACCCGCGCCGGGCCCACCCGCTCGTCCTGTCGTTCCACGGGCACAAGCGCACGTCGCAGTACCAGGAGGAGCTGTCCGGCTTCTCGGCGCTCGACGCGATCTCGGTCTACCCGCAGGGCCTGGTCGGCACCGACGGCGAGACCGCCTGGACCGGCGCGCCGTACTCCGCGTCCGCCGACGACGTCCTGTTCACCAGCGACCTGCTGAACTCGCTGCAGCGCGAGCTGTGCGTCGCCGGCGACCGGATCTTCGCGGCCGGCAAGTCCAACGGCGGCGGGTTCGTCGGCGTGCTGGCGTGCCGCCTGGCCGGCCGGATCGCGGCGTTCGCCCCGGTGTCGGGCGCCTTCTACCCCCAGGGTGGCGCGTGCGACCCGAGCCGGCCGGCGCCGATCCTCGACTTCCACGGCACCGCCGACACGACCATCCCCTACTCCGGCAACCCGGCGAAGGGCCTGCCGGCGATCCCGGACTGGCTGGCGGCATGGTCCACAAGGGACGGTTGCTTCCCGAAGCCCGTCTCGTGGACGCCGGTTTCCGGGGTGGTCGCGCAGAAGTGGCTCGGCTGCGACCGGTGGAGCACCGTGGAGCACTACCGCGTCGAGGGTGCCGGGCACGTCTGGCCGAGCACGAAGCCGAACAACGACTCGGCGACCCCGACGGTCATCGACGCGACGCCGGTCATCTGGCGGTTCTTCCGCGCGCATCCGCTGCGGTGA
- a CDS encoding DUF6292 family protein: MIERDGLGAAARGLRKYFLAVAAALDAPAWFCEVDAPATAYLALERRLDRFPDHETALLWDERDGWAAAVESAAGDDVVVLAYLGEDVLAAPEAVLAFVRGLYGASYPGQPDPPDFRSPGASDGFDERLAAYAGDAVRLPEGQA, encoded by the coding sequence ATGATCGAACGGGACGGACTCGGCGCCGCGGCGCGCGGGCTGAGAAAGTACTTCTTGGCCGTCGCGGCCGCGCTGGACGCGCCCGCGTGGTTCTGCGAGGTGGACGCGCCGGCCACGGCGTACCTCGCGCTGGAGCGGCGGCTCGACCGGTTCCCGGATCACGAAACGGCGCTGCTGTGGGACGAGCGCGACGGCTGGGCCGCCGCGGTCGAGTCGGCGGCCGGCGACGACGTGGTCGTGCTCGCCTACCTCGGCGAAGACGTGTTGGCGGCGCCGGAAGCGGTGTTGGCGTTCGTGCGTGGTCTCTACGGCGCCAGCTATCCCGGGCAGCCGGATCCGCCGGACTTCCGGAGTCCGGGGGCATCGGACGGCTTCGACGAACGGCTCGCCGCCTACGCGGGTGATGCCGTGCGCCTGCCCGAGGGCCAGGCCTGA
- a CDS encoding HNH endonuclease, with protein sequence MRVLVLNAGYEPLQTVSVPHAIRMLVRHVAEIHEAEDGLAYGLFPRPKIVRLLRYVVMKWRYTQPPRWSRRGVLTRDGHRCAYCGRRATTIDHVTPLSRGGARTSWLNTVAACGGTSRSCNARKADKLPAEAGMTLRFTPYVPTWDQLHALSA encoded by the coding sequence ATGCGCGTCCTGGTGCTCAACGCCGGCTACGAGCCGCTGCAGACCGTGTCCGTCCCGCACGCCATCCGGATGCTGGTGCGGCACGTCGCCGAGATCCACGAGGCCGAAGACGGTCTCGCGTACGGGCTGTTCCCGCGCCCGAAGATCGTGCGGTTGCTCAGGTACGTCGTGATGAAGTGGCGATATACGCAGCCGCCGCGCTGGTCCCGCCGCGGGGTGCTGACCCGCGACGGCCACCGCTGCGCGTACTGCGGCCGCCGCGCGACGACGATCGACCACGTGACGCCGCTGAGCCGCGGGGGTGCGCGGACGTCGTGGCTCAACACGGTCGCGGCGTGCGGAGGCACGTCCCGCAGCTGCAACGCGCGGAAGGCGGACAAGCTGCCGGCCGAGGCCGGGATGACGCTGCGGTTCACGCCGTACGTGCCGACGTGGGACCAGCTGCACGCGCTCAGCGCTTGA
- a CDS encoding phosphoribosyltransferase, with protein sequence MAGQRVFADREDGGRRLAEELNRRTWVDPLVLGLARGGVPVAAVVARRLGAELDVAVARKIGAPGRREFGVGAVTPDGPVIYDETILRGLKLTEARMAPAAERERAEARRRLERYRDGRPAPVLADRDVILVDDGLATGVTATAALRDVRTGNPRTVVLAAPVGAPGATAGLLHEADDVVCVAEPPDFRAVGQWYADFRQTSDKDVLDVLRHLGERQD encoded by the coding sequence ATGGCCGGTCAACGGGTCTTCGCCGATCGTGAGGACGGCGGACGGCGGCTCGCCGAAGAGCTGAACCGCCGCACCTGGGTCGACCCGCTCGTGCTCGGCCTCGCCCGCGGCGGGGTGCCGGTGGCGGCCGTGGTCGCCCGCAGGCTCGGCGCCGAGCTGGACGTCGCGGTCGCCCGCAAGATCGGCGCGCCCGGGCGGCGGGAGTTCGGCGTCGGCGCGGTGACCCCGGACGGCCCCGTGATCTACGACGAAACCATCCTGCGCGGGCTGAAGCTCACCGAGGCCCGGATGGCCCCGGCGGCGGAGCGGGAACGCGCGGAGGCGCGCCGCCGGCTCGAGCGCTACCGGGACGGCCGGCCGGCGCCGGTTCTCGCGGACCGCGACGTCATCCTCGTCGACGACGGCCTCGCGACCGGCGTCACCGCTACGGCGGCCCTGCGTGACGTGCGAACCGGGAACCCGCGGACCGTCGTGTTGGCGGCACCGGTCGGCGCTCCGGGTGCCACGGCGGGACTACTGCACGAAGCCGACGATGTTGTCTGCGTCGCCGAGCCGCCGGACTTTCGCGCCGTCGGTCAGTGGTACGCCGATTTCCGCCAGACGAGTGATAAAGATGTTCTTGACGTGCTGCGCCACCTGGGCGAACGCCAGGATTGA